One segment of Saprospiraceae bacterium DNA contains the following:
- a CDS encoding thioredoxin family protein gives MAYTESNMLPLGTKAPDFALPDTVSGKTVALKDVAAGARATVVMFLCNHCPYVLYVNPEIVNVVAEYKSKGVSFVGISSNDVVTHPEDAPDKMKTHAAEAGYTFPYLYDESQDVARAYDAACTPDFYVFDHDLKLFYRGQLDPSRPKRNPIPPTGEDLRTALDAVLAGKPAPAIQRPSGGCNIKWKE, from the coding sequence ATGGCCTACACCGAATCAAATATGCTTCCGCTCGGCACCAAAGCCCCGGATTTTGCCTTGCCCGACACGGTGAGCGGGAAAACCGTCGCGCTGAAAGACGTGGCCGCTGGCGCACGGGCGACGGTGGTGATGTTCCTGTGCAACCACTGCCCCTACGTCCTCTACGTCAACCCCGAAATCGTGAACGTGGTGGCGGAATATAAGTCGAAAGGCGTATCGTTTGTCGGCATCAGCAGCAACGACGTGGTGACCCATCCCGAAGATGCGCCCGACAAAATGAAAACCCACGCGGCGGAAGCGGGCTACACATTTCCCTACCTTTACGACGAAAGTCAGGACGTGGCCCGCGCTTACGACGCGGCTTGTACGCCAGATTTTTATGTTTTTGACCATGATTTGAAACTCTTTTATCGCGGCCAACTCGACCCCAGCCGCCCCAAGCGCAATCCGATTCCCCCGACGGGCGAAGATTTGCGGACGGCGCTGGACGCAGTTTTGGCCGGAAAACCCGCCCCCGCAATTCAACGACCGAGCGGGGGGTGCAACATTAAATGGAAGGAGTAA
- a CDS encoding M15 family metallopeptidase — protein MRSIFLLLLVASSCQSNVRSDRQDMAPSGQEGVPPGTLVSSPPPATPAPTVDIDYLLGKFNPATHPNFVTVGKPYSDKPGMLMRKEAFEAFKLMHSAAEKDGVVLKIISSTRNFDRQKTIWEEKWSRFAKDAPGAKARALKILEYSSMPGSSRHHWGTDIDLNDLNNPSFEQGGKFEKVYQWLSAHAHEYGFCQPYTPKRPSGYFEEKWHWSYLPLSKSFLEQYEKNIQDADIKGFKGAETAVEIGIVKNYVLGINQACK, from the coding sequence ATGCGTTCCATTTTTCTTTTGCTCTTGGTGGCATCAAGCTGCCAGTCGAATGTTCGCTCCGACAGACAGGACATGGCACCCAGCGGGCAAGAAGGCGTGCCACCGGGCACGTTGGTTTCCAGCCCGCCACCCGCCACCCCCGCCCCAACGGTGGATATTGATTATTTGCTCGGAAAATTCAACCCAGCCACGCACCCCAATTTTGTGACAGTGGGCAAACCATATTCCGACAAGCCCGGCATGCTCATGCGAAAAGAGGCATTCGAGGCATTCAAGTTGATGCACAGCGCCGCAGAAAAAGACGGTGTGGTGTTGAAAATCATTTCCAGCACCCGCAACTTCGACCGTCAGAAGACGATTTGGGAGGAAAAATGGAGCCGTTTCGCCAAGGATGCCCCCGGCGCCAAAGCCCGCGCCCTGAAAATCCTCGAATACTCTTCCATGCCCGGCTCCTCGCGCCACCATTGGGGCACCGATATTGATTTGAACGACCTGAACAATCCCTCGTTTGAGCAAGGGGGCAAGTTCGAAAAGGTCTATCAATGGCTCAGCGCCCACGCTCACGAATACGGGTTTTGCCAACCCTACACCCCAAAGCGGCCATCGGGCTATTTTGAGGAAAAATGGCATTGGTCGTACCTTCCCCTCAGCAAGTCTTTTTTGGAACAATACGAAAAAAACATTCAAGACGCTGACATCAAAGGCTTCAAAGGCGCGGAAACGGCAGTCGAAATCGGCATCGTGAAAAACTACGTTTTGGGAATAAATCAGGCTTGCAAATAA